From Bradyrhizobium symbiodeficiens, the proteins below share one genomic window:
- a CDS encoding proton-translocating transhydrogenase family protein, translated as MEHVAQVVDPFVFRLSIFVLAVFVGYFVVWSVTPALHTPLMSVTNAISSVIVVGALLAVGVGMISSGSGWARAFGFIALIFACVNIFGGFLVTQRMLAMYKKKVK; from the coding sequence ATGGAGCATGTTGCACAGGTCGTCGACCCCTTCGTCTTCCGGCTGTCGATTTTCGTCCTCGCCGTCTTCGTCGGCTATTTCGTGGTGTGGTCGGTGACCCCGGCACTGCATACCCCGCTGATGAGCGTGACCAACGCGATCTCCTCGGTGATCGTGGTCGGCGCGCTGCTCGCCGTCGGCGTCGGTATGATCTCGAGCGGTTCAGGATGGGCGCGTGCCTTCGGCTTCATCGCGCTGATCTTCGCCTGCGTGAACATCTTCGGCGGCTTCCTTGTCACCCAGCGCATGCTGGCGATGTACAAGAAGAAGGTAAAGTGA
- a CDS encoding type II toxin-antitoxin system death-on-curing family toxin — protein MSDLQEPLWITYEQVVAIHGRQLRRFGGAPGLRDEGMLRSALDRPINKWRYEQAPIDEFAAAYAFGLAKNPAFVDGNKRIAFMALMVFLHKNGVAFSPDPAEATIIILSLAAGEVSEESLTRWIRDNWDSK, from the coding sequence ATGAGCGATCTGCAGGAGCCGCTCTGGATCACTTACGAGCAGGTCGTCGCAATTCACGGTCGACAACTCCGGCGCTTCGGCGGTGCGCCGGGATTGCGCGACGAGGGCATGTTGCGCTCGGCGCTGGACCGTCCGATCAACAAATGGCGGTACGAGCAGGCGCCGATCGATGAATTCGCCGCGGCCTATGCATTTGGTCTCGCGAAAAACCCAGCATTCGTCGATGGAAACAAGCGCATCGCCTTCATGGCGTTGATGGTCTTCCTCCACAAGAACGGCGTGGCCTTCAGTCCCGATCCTGCGGAAGCGACAATCATCATCCTCTCGCTCGCCGCCGGCGAAGTCAGCGAGGAGAGCCTGACGCGCTGGATCCGCGACAATTGGGATTCCAAATGA
- a CDS encoding alpha/beta hydrolase gives MTIAKWTVILLAGVYLAGLVVLYTRQREMLFPIPTAKRTPPEAADCPEAEEHVLTTSDGEKIIVWHVPARPARPVILYFPGNGDFLAGRVGRFKAMTADGTGLVALSYRGYAGSSGAPSEEGLLRDAAAAYAFTTARYTADRIVAWGFSLGTGVAVALASERRVGKLVLEAPYTSTADIASSSFWFVPVRLLMRDPFPSDERIARVTVPLLVMHGTNDLAILIVFGERLFALAHEPKQFVRFAGGGHDNLDAFGAIETARQFIGS, from the coding sequence ATCACCATCGCCAAGTGGACCGTCATCCTGCTCGCTGGCGTCTATCTCGCCGGGCTCGTCGTGCTCTACACCCGGCAGCGCGAGATGCTGTTTCCGATACCGACCGCCAAGCGGACCCCGCCTGAGGCGGCGGATTGTCCCGAGGCGGAGGAGCATGTCCTGACCACCTCGGATGGCGAGAAGATCATCGTCTGGCACGTGCCGGCGAGGCCCGCTCGTCCCGTGATCCTGTATTTTCCGGGCAATGGCGATTTTCTCGCCGGCCGTGTCGGTCGCTTCAAGGCGATGACGGCTGACGGCACGGGGCTCGTTGCGCTGTCCTACCGCGGCTATGCCGGCTCGAGCGGCGCGCCGAGCGAGGAGGGGCTGCTGCGCGATGCCGCCGCGGCCTATGCCTTCACCACGGCCCGCTACACGGCGGACCGAATCGTCGCCTGGGGCTTTTCGCTCGGGACCGGCGTGGCGGTCGCGCTCGCCTCGGAACGGCGTGTTGGGAAACTCGTCCTGGAGGCGCCCTATACGTCGACGGCCGACATTGCATCTTCGTCGTTCTGGTTCGTGCCGGTGCGCCTCTTGATGCGCGATCCGTTCCCTTCCGACGAGCGGATCGCGCGCGTCACTGTGCCGCTATTGGTCATGCATGGCACCAATGACCTTGCCATTTTGATCGTGTTCGGAGAGCGTCTGTTCGCGCTCGCGCATGAACCGAAGCAGTTCGT
- a CDS encoding Re/Si-specific NAD(P)(+) transhydrogenase subunit alpha, with translation MKIAVAKEIDPSEPRVAASPDTVKKFKALGAEIAVEPGAGIKSGLPDSEFTAAGATVSADALKDADIIIKVKRPEASELAQYKRGALVIAIMDPYGNEAALKTIADAGVSAFAMELMPRITRAQVMDVLSSQANLAGYRAVIEGAEAFGRAFPMMMTAAGTVPAAKVFVMGVGVAGLQAIATARRLGAIVTATDVRPATKEQVESLGAKFLAVEDEEFKNAQTAGGYAKEMSKEYQAKQAALTAEHIKKQDIVITTALIPGRPAPRLVSAEMVKSMKPGSVLVDLAVERGGNVEGARPGEVAEVDGIKIVGYTNVAGRVAASASSLYARNLFNFIETMIDKGTKALAVNWDDELVKATALTKDGAVIHPNFQPKA, from the coding sequence ATGAAGATCGCCGTTGCCAAGGAAATCGATCCGTCGGAGCCGCGCGTTGCCGCTTCGCCTGATACGGTGAAGAAGTTCAAGGCGTTGGGTGCCGAGATCGCCGTCGAGCCGGGCGCCGGCATCAAATCGGGTCTTCCGGATTCCGAATTCACGGCCGCCGGCGCCACCGTCAGCGCAGATGCGCTGAAGGATGCCGACATCATCATCAAGGTGAAGCGCCCTGAGGCGTCCGAGCTCGCGCAATACAAGCGCGGTGCACTCGTCATCGCGATCATGGATCCCTACGGCAACGAGGCCGCGCTGAAGACGATCGCCGATGCCGGCGTCTCCGCCTTCGCGATGGAGTTGATGCCGCGCATCACCCGCGCGCAGGTGATGGACGTGCTGTCCTCGCAGGCGAACCTCGCCGGCTACCGCGCCGTGATCGAAGGCGCCGAGGCGTTCGGCCGCGCCTTCCCGATGATGATGACCGCGGCCGGCACCGTGCCTGCCGCAAAAGTGTTCGTGATGGGCGTCGGCGTCGCCGGCCTCCAGGCGATCGCGACCGCGCGCCGTCTCGGCGCCATCGTCACCGCGACCGACGTGCGTCCCGCCACGAAGGAGCAGGTCGAATCGCTCGGCGCGAAATTCCTCGCCGTCGAGGACGAGGAGTTCAAGAACGCGCAGACCGCCGGCGGCTACGCCAAGGAAATGTCCAAGGAATACCAGGCCAAGCAGGCCGCGCTCACCGCCGAGCACATCAAGAAGCAGGACATCGTGATCACCACTGCGCTCATTCCGGGCCGGCCGGCGCCGAGGCTCGTCTCGGCCGAGATGGTCAAGTCGATGAAGCCGGGGTCGGTGCTGGTCGATCTCGCCGTCGAGCGCGGTGGCAATGTCGAGGGTGCGCGGCCGGGCGAGGTCGCTGAGGTCGATGGAATCAAGATCGTCGGCTACACCAACGTCGCCGGCCGTGTCGCGGCGTCTGCTTCCAGCCTCTACGCGCGCAACCTGTTCAATTTCATCGAGACCATGATCGACAAGGGTACCAAGGCCCTCGCCGTGAACTGGGACGACGAGCTCGTCAAGGCGACCGCGCTCACGAAAGACGGCGCCGTGATCCACCCGAACTTCCAGCCGAAGGCGTAA
- a CDS encoding L,D-transpeptidase family protein has translation MRDCLNHRAGFDRVLMTVAATFLTVSAGSALAQDQARSSAAELAIEAAIPRPEPANVPPPTASDIKLDTTATVQDAAKEPAKEPVRADVAPAPAPEKVETNPSDVATTPAPAAPNSETAKSEPAATTPAAPAPATAAAPAAEPVKAASNVPAADQPVADKLKDIIGAKTSRHFDRKNERAAIEKFYGARDFAPVWTQGGSLTPAAKGVIARLKDAASDGLNPADYAVPDFASAITPDALADAELKLTASMFDYARQAQSGRMHWSQVSGDILYPEHPVDPNEVLAKVTTATDASAALDSYNPPHKLYKELKAKLAELRGQGNGPVIEIADGPALKYTPARGKKQAEIVVDDPRVPQLRAKLGITENASDTRYDATVAEAVRKFQTSAEIKATGILDDKTVKAINTPKRDKQIDTVLVNMERWRWLPRDLGVPSLGDAYVILNIPDYTLKVMQRGQQVWTTRVVTGKPGTHATPLLTETMKYITVNPTWNVPPSIVYNEYLPALQQDPTVLQRMGLKLEQNRDGSVHISQPPGEANALGRIRFNFPNKFLVYQHDTPDKNLFSRDERAFSHGCMRVQNPDQYASVLLGIALPNEKYTPERIRSMYGKSEIDLKFPTPIPVNITYQTAFVDDAGKLQFRKDVYGRDATMINILKNNRGKDLEAVVAHSQPSYSRPATTLPSGVAVANNGGGFGSSGPNFFERLFGAPTPPPAPVGRRPQQQRVFTR, from the coding sequence ATGCGTGACTGTTTGAACCACCGTGCAGGCTTCGATCGTGTCTTGATGACGGTCGCGGCAACCTTCCTCACGGTGTCCGCCGGCTCGGCCCTGGCCCAGGATCAGGCGCGCAGCAGCGCCGCCGAGCTCGCAATCGAAGCCGCGATCCCGCGTCCCGAGCCGGCCAACGTCCCGCCCCCGACCGCGTCGGACATCAAGCTCGACACCACCGCCACGGTTCAGGACGCCGCCAAGGAACCAGCGAAGGAGCCCGTAAGGGCTGACGTCGCTCCGGCCCCGGCCCCCGAGAAGGTCGAAACCAACCCGTCTGACGTCGCCACCACGCCTGCGCCCGCAGCGCCGAACAGCGAAACCGCGAAGTCCGAGCCTGCAGCCACTACCCCGGCCGCGCCGGCACCCGCCACCGCTGCGGCTCCTGCCGCTGAGCCCGTGAAGGCCGCGAGCAACGTTCCCGCCGCCGACCAGCCGGTCGCCGACAAGCTCAAGGACATCATCGGCGCCAAGACCTCGCGCCATTTCGACCGCAAGAACGAGCGCGCCGCGATCGAAAAGTTCTATGGCGCACGCGACTTCGCGCCGGTCTGGACCCAAGGCGGCAGCCTGACGCCCGCAGCCAAGGGCGTCATCGCACGGCTGAAGGACGCGGCGTCCGACGGCCTCAATCCCGCCGACTATGCGGTGCCCGACTTCGCCAGCGCCATCACGCCCGATGCGCTGGCCGATGCAGAGCTCAAGCTCACCGCCAGCATGTTCGACTATGCGCGCCAAGCCCAGAGCGGCCGCATGCATTGGTCGCAGGTCAGCGGCGACATCCTCTATCCCGAGCATCCGGTCGATCCGAACGAGGTGCTCGCCAAGGTCACGACCGCGACGGATGCCTCCGCTGCGCTCGACAGCTACAATCCGCCGCACAAGCTCTACAAGGAGCTGAAGGCCAAGCTCGCGGAGCTTCGCGGTCAGGGCAACGGCCCGGTGATCGAGATCGCCGATGGTCCGGCGCTGAAATACACGCCTGCCCGCGGTAAGAAGCAGGCTGAAATCGTCGTCGACGATCCGCGCGTGCCGCAGCTGCGCGCCAAGCTCGGCATCACCGAAAACGCGAGCGACACCCGGTATGACGCGACGGTCGCCGAAGCCGTGCGCAAATTCCAGACCAGCGCCGAGATCAAGGCGACCGGTATCCTCGACGACAAGACGGTCAAGGCGATCAACACCCCGAAGCGCGACAAGCAGATCGACACCGTGCTGGTGAACATGGAGCGCTGGCGCTGGCTGCCGCGCGACCTTGGCGTGCCCTCGCTGGGCGATGCCTATGTCATCCTCAACATTCCAGACTACACTCTGAAGGTCATGCAGCGCGGCCAGCAGGTCTGGACCACACGTGTCGTGACCGGCAAGCCGGGAACGCATGCGACCCCGCTGCTCACCGAGACGATGAAGTACATCACGGTCAACCCGACCTGGAACGTGCCGCCGTCGATCGTCTACAACGAATATTTGCCGGCGCTTCAGCAGGACCCGACCGTGCTCCAGCGCATGGGTCTCAAGCTCGAGCAGAACCGCGACGGCTCCGTGCACATTTCCCAGCCGCCCGGCGAAGCCAACGCACTCGGCCGCATCCGCTTCAACTTCCCGAACAAGTTCCTGGTCTATCAGCACGACACGCCGGACAAGAACCTGTTCTCAAGGGACGAGCGCGCCTTCAGCCACGGCTGCATGCGCGTGCAGAACCCGGATCAGTACGCCTCCGTTCTGCTCGGCATCGCGCTGCCGAACGAGAAGTACACACCGGAGCGTATCCGCAGCATGTACGGCAAGAGCGAGATCGACCTGAAATTTCCGACCCCGATCCCGGTCAACATCACCTATCAGACCGCCTTCGTGGACGACGCCGGCAAGCTGCAGTTCCGCAAGGACGTCTATGGCCGCGACGCGACCATGATCAACATCCTGAAGAACAACCGCGGCAAGGATCTCGAAGCCGTCGTCGCGCACTCGCAGCCGAGCTATTCGCGCCCGGCGACGACCCTGCCCTCCGGCGTTGCGGTGGCCAATAATGGCGGCGGCTTCGGCTCGTCCGGCCCGAACTTCTTCGAGCGGCTGTTCGGGGCGCCGACACCCCCGCCGGCTCCGGTCGGGCGCCGGCCTCAGCAGCAGCGGGTGTTCACCCGGTAA
- a CDS encoding NAD(P)(+) transhydrogenase (Re/Si-specific) subunit beta, with protein sequence MNANLAAVLYLVAGVLFILSLRGLSSPATSRQGNFFGMIGMAIAVATTLASHPPADGLAWVLVILGIAIGGSVGAVIARRVPMTSMPELVAAFHSLVGMAAVLVAAGAFYAPEAFDIGTPGNIHSQSLVEMSLGVAIGALTFTGSVIAFLKLSARMSGAPIILPFRHIINIALALALVFFIVGLVMSGSALDFWLIVIIALALGVLMIIPIGGADMPVVISMLNSYSGWAAAGIGFTLGNSALIITGALVGSSGAILSYIMCHAMNRSFISVILGGFGGETAAAGGGGGEQKPAKLGSADDAAFIMKNAQKVIIVPGYGMAVAQAQHALREMGDILKKEGVEVKYAIHPVAGRMPGHMNVLLAEANVPYDEVFELEDINSEFAQADIAFVIGANDVTNPAAEEDKTSPIYGMPVLQVWKAGTVMFIKRSLASGYAGIDNPLFYRDNTMMLLGDAKKVTENIVKAM encoded by the coding sequence ATGAACGCCAATCTGGCAGCAGTTCTTTATCTTGTGGCGGGTGTGCTGTTCATCCTGTCGCTGCGCGGGTTGTCCAGCCCGGCGACGTCGCGCCAGGGTAATTTCTTCGGCATGATCGGCATGGCGATCGCGGTCGCCACCACGCTGGCAAGCCATCCGCCGGCCGATGGTCTCGCCTGGGTGCTGGTCATTCTCGGCATCGCTATCGGTGGCTCGGTCGGCGCGGTCATCGCCCGCCGCGTGCCGATGACCTCGATGCCTGAACTGGTCGCCGCCTTCCACTCGCTGGTCGGCATGGCCGCGGTGCTGGTGGCCGCCGGCGCGTTCTACGCGCCCGAAGCCTTCGACATCGGCACTCCCGGCAACATCCATTCGCAGAGCCTGGTCGAGATGTCGCTCGGCGTCGCCATCGGCGCGCTGACCTTCACCGGCTCGGTGATCGCGTTTCTGAAGCTGTCCGCGCGCATGAGCGGCGCGCCGATCATCCTGCCGTTCCGCCACATCATCAACATCGCGCTCGCTCTGGCGCTGGTGTTCTTCATCGTCGGGTTGGTGATGTCGGGCAGCGCGCTCGACTTCTGGCTGATCGTCATCATCGCGCTGGCGCTCGGCGTACTCATGATCATCCCGATCGGCGGCGCCGACATGCCGGTCGTGATCTCGATGCTGAACTCCTATTCCGGCTGGGCTGCGGCCGGCATCGGCTTCACGCTCGGCAATTCCGCGCTGATCATCACGGGCGCGCTGGTCGGATCGTCCGGTGCGATCCTGTCCTACATCATGTGCCACGCGATGAACCGGTCCTTCATCTCGGTCATCCTCGGCGGCTTCGGCGGCGAGACCGCGGCGGCCGGCGGTGGCGGCGGCGAGCAGAAGCCCGCCAAGCTCGGCTCGGCCGACGACGCGGCCTTCATCATGAAGAATGCCCAGAAGGTCATTATCGTGCCCGGCTACGGCATGGCGGTGGCGCAGGCGCAGCACGCGCTGCGCGAGATGGGCGACATCCTGAAGAAGGAAGGCGTCGAGGTGAAGTACGCCATTCACCCGGTCGCCGGCCGCATGCCCGGCCATATGAACGTGCTGCTGGCCGAAGCCAACGTTCCCTATGATGAGGTGTTCGAACTCGAGGACATCAACTCGGAGTTCGCTCAGGCCGACATCGCCTTCGTGATCGGCGCCAACGACGTCACCAATCCGGCGGCCGAAGAGGACAAGACTTCGCCGATCTACGGCATGCCCGTGCTGCAGGTCTGGAAGGCCGGCACCGTGATGTTCATCAAGCGCTCGCTTGCCTCCGGCTATGCCGGCATCGACAATCCGCTGTTCTATCGCGACAACACCATGATGCTGCTCGGGGACGCTAAGAAGGTCACCGAGAACATCGTCAAGGCGATGTAG
- a CDS encoding aa3-type cytochrome c oxidase subunit IV, with protein sequence MADHSEVAYTTADGNDYIAHEQTYEGFIKLVKYGTVSVALIVILMAVFLT encoded by the coding sequence ATGGCTGACCATAGCGAAGTGGCCTACACCACCGCAGACGGCAACGACTACATTGCCCACGAGCAGACCTATGAGGGCTTCATCAAGCTGGTGAAGTACGGCACGGTCTCGGTCGCGCTCATCGTGATCCTGATGGCGGTCTTCCTGACCTGA
- a CDS encoding M3 family oligoendopeptidase has protein sequence MNSRSKPALKTSALKKSASSKPALRNPKSAAKAKSSKSSPTKPVGKTGKLPEWNLADLYSGIYAPEVARDLEKMDADCVAFETDYKGKLATGTANEDGGKWLAGAVRRYEAIDDLAGRLGSYAGLVHAGDSVDPAISKFYGDVSERLTGASTHLLFFALELNRIDDDILNRAMQAPELAHYRPWIEDLRKEKPYQLDDKLEQLFLEKAQTGYSAFNRLFDQTISGLRFKVGSKELAIEPTLNLLQDRDGAKRKAAAEALAQTFKANERTFALITNTLAKDKDISDRWRGFKDVADSRHLNNRVEREVVDALVASVRAAYPKLSHRYYALKAKWFGKKRLAYWDRNAPLPFAATDTIGWPDARNMVLTAYRGFSPKMADIAERFFTDRWIDAPVRPGKAPGAFSHPTTPSAHPYVLMNYQGKPRDVMTLAHELGHGVHQVLAAKNGALMAPTPLTLAETASVFGEMLTFRRLLAQTRNAKQRQALLAGKVEDMINTVVRQIAFYSFERAVHTERKNGELTATRLGEIWLSVQGESLGPAIEIKAGYESYWMYIPHFIHSPFYVYAYAFGDCLVNSLYAVYENAAEGFAERYLDMLAAGGTKHYSELLRPFGLDAKDPKFWDGGLSVIAGMIDELEAMG, from the coding sequence ATGAATTCGCGCTCCAAGCCTGCTCTCAAAACCTCCGCTCTCAAGAAGTCCGCTTCCAGCAAGCCCGCGCTTCGCAATCCGAAATCTGCCGCCAAGGCCAAATCCTCCAAATCTTCACCCACGAAGCCTGTGGGCAAGACCGGCAAGCTTCCGGAGTGGAACCTCGCCGATCTCTATTCCGGGATCTATGCGCCGGAAGTGGCGCGCGATCTCGAAAAGATGGATGCCGACTGCGTCGCGTTCGAGACCGACTACAAGGGCAAGCTGGCGACAGGGACAGCAAACGAAGATGGCGGAAAATGGCTCGCGGGAGCCGTGCGACGCTATGAGGCAATCGACGATCTTGCCGGCCGGCTAGGTTCCTATGCCGGGCTCGTCCACGCCGGCGACAGCGTGGACCCTGCGATTTCAAAGTTTTATGGCGATGTGTCGGAGCGGCTGACCGGGGCGTCCACACATCTTCTGTTCTTTGCGCTCGAGCTCAATCGTATCGATGACGATATTTTGAACCGCGCGATGCAAGCCCCCGAGCTGGCGCACTACCGTCCCTGGATCGAGGATCTGCGCAAGGAGAAGCCGTATCAGCTCGACGACAAGCTCGAGCAGCTTTTCCTCGAGAAGGCGCAGACCGGCTACTCCGCCTTCAACCGGTTGTTCGACCAGACCATCTCCGGGCTGCGCTTCAAGGTCGGGTCCAAGGAGCTCGCGATCGAGCCCACGCTCAATCTGCTGCAGGACCGCGACGGCGCCAAGCGCAAGGCTGCGGCTGAGGCGCTGGCACAGACCTTCAAGGCCAATGAGCGCACCTTTGCCCTGATCACCAACACGCTCGCCAAGGACAAGGACATCTCCGACCGCTGGCGCGGGTTCAAGGATGTCGCGGATTCCCGCCATCTCAACAACCGCGTCGAGCGCGAGGTCGTGGATGCGCTGGTCGCCTCGGTCCGCGCGGCCTATCCAAAGCTGTCGCATCGCTATTACGCGCTGAAGGCGAAGTGGTTCGGCAAGAAGCGGCTCGCTTATTGGGATCGCAACGCCCCGCTGCCCTTTGCCGCGACCGATACCATCGGCTGGCCCGACGCCCGCAACATGGTGCTGACGGCCTATCGTGGGTTCTCGCCCAAAATGGCTGATATCGCGGAGCGCTTCTTCACCGATCGCTGGATCGACGCGCCGGTGCGACCGGGCAAGGCGCCGGGCGCGTTCTCGCATCCGACCACTCCGTCGGCGCACCCCTATGTGCTGATGAACTACCAGGGCAAGCCGCGCGACGTGATGACGCTCGCCCACGAGCTCGGCCATGGCGTGCACCAGGTGCTGGCGGCGAAGAACGGCGCGCTCATGGCGCCGACGCCGCTGACGCTGGCCGAGACCGCCAGCGTGTTCGGCGAGATGCTCACTTTCAGGCGGCTCCTTGCCCAGACCAGGAATGCGAAACAGCGCCAGGCGCTGCTCGCCGGCAAGGTCGAGGACATGATCAACACGGTGGTGCGGCAGATCGCGTTCTACTCGTTCGAGCGCGCGGTCCACACAGAGCGCAAGAACGGCGAGCTCACCGCGACGCGGCTCGGCGAGATCTGGCTGTCGGTTCAAGGCGAGAGCCTCGGTCCGGCGATCGAGATCAAGGCGGGCTATGAGAGCTACTGGATGTACATCCCGCATTTCATCCATTCGCCGTTCTACGTTTACGCCTATGCGTTCGGCGATTGCCTCGTGAACTCGCTCTATGCGGTCTACGAGAACGCGGCCGAGGGTTTTGCCGAGCGTTATCTCGACATGCTCGCCGCCGGCGGTACCAAGCATTATTCCGAGCTGCTGCGGCCGTTCGGGCTCGATGCCAAGGACCCGAAATTCTGGGACGGCGGGCTCTCGGTCATCGCCGGCATGATCGACGAGTTGGAGGCAATGGGCTGA
- a CDS encoding sigma-54-dependent transcriptional regulator — protein sequence MAASILIADDDAVARRLVENMVQKCGYETVVVDSGDAAIAALTAPDAPAIDAVILDLVMPGLDGMGVLAKIREAGLSVPVIVQTAHGGIDNVISAMRAGAADFVVKPVGVERLQVSLRNALNASALKGELQRIRHSREGRLTFSDIITRAEAMAGVMRAAQKAANSAIPVLIEGDSGVGKEMFARAIHGSGERKAKPFVAVNCGAIPDNLVESILFGHEKGAFTGATERHMGKFVEAHGGTLFLDEVSELPLAAQVKLLRALQEGAVEAVGGRKPVKVDVRIVSATNRRLLERVKQGHFREDLFYRLHVLPLTIPSLRSRREDIPHLLRHFLARFAAEENRQITGISGEAMAHLAQLDWPGNIRQLENAVYRAVVMSEGDQLGLGDFPLLASQPHPATEIPTAPLMLEPAAAPSMVSGNEIPIAPLPAGGTLALLTATGDVRSLEDMENEIIRFAISHYRGQMSEVARRLKIGRSTLYRKLDEAGVPGHGGKSGEETH from the coding sequence ATGGCTGCCAGTATTTTGATCGCCGACGACGATGCCGTGGCCCGCCGGCTGGTCGAGAACATGGTACAGAAATGCGGCTATGAGACGGTCGTCGTGGACTCCGGTGACGCCGCGATCGCCGCCCTCACCGCCCCCGATGCGCCGGCCATCGACGCCGTCATCCTCGATCTCGTGATGCCCGGTCTCGACGGCATGGGCGTGCTGGCGAAAATCCGCGAAGCGGGTCTCAGCGTCCCCGTCATCGTGCAGACCGCCCATGGCGGCATCGACAACGTGATCTCGGCGATGCGCGCCGGCGCGGCCGATTTCGTGGTCAAGCCGGTCGGTGTGGAGCGGCTCCAGGTCTCACTTCGCAACGCGCTCAACGCCTCCGCGCTCAAGGGCGAATTGCAGCGCATCCGGCACAGCCGCGAGGGCCGGCTGACCTTCTCCGACATCATTACCCGCGCCGAGGCAATGGCCGGCGTGATGCGCGCCGCGCAGAAGGCGGCGAACTCCGCGATTCCCGTTCTGATCGAAGGCGATTCCGGAGTCGGCAAGGAGATGTTCGCGCGCGCCATCCATGGCAGCGGCGAGCGCAAGGCAAAGCCGTTCGTCGCGGTCAATTGCGGCGCGATCCCCGACAACCTCGTCGAGTCCATCCTGTTCGGCCATGAAAAGGGTGCCTTCACCGGCGCCACCGAGCGGCACATGGGCAAGTTCGTCGAAGCCCACGGCGGCACGCTGTTTCTGGACGAGGTCAGCGAACTGCCGCTGGCTGCGCAGGTCAAGCTGCTGCGCGCGCTCCAGGAAGGCGCCGTCGAGGCAGTCGGCGGCCGCAAGCCCGTCAAGGTCGACGTGCGCATCGTCTCGGCAACCAATCGCCGGCTGCTGGAGCGGGTGAAACAGGGACACTTCCGCGAAGACCTGTTCTACCGCCTGCACGTGCTGCCGCTGACGATCCCCTCGCTCAGGAGCCGGCGCGAGGACATCCCGCATCTGCTCCGGCATTTCCTGGCGCGCTTTGCCGCCGAGGAGAATCGCCAGATCACCGGCATCAGTGGCGAGGCCATGGCGCATCTGGCCCAGCTCGACTGGCCCGGCAACATCCGCCAGCTGGAGAACGCGGTCTACCGTGCGGTGGTGATGAGCGAGGGCGACCAGCTCGGCCTTGGCGATTTCCCTCTGCTCGCCTCGCAGCCGCATCCCGCAACCGAGATTCCAACCGCCCCGCTTATGCTCGAGCCGGCCGCGGCCCCGTCGATGGTATCAGGCAATGAAATACCGATCGCGCCGCTTCCGGCGGGGGGAACTCTCGCCCTGCTCACCGCGACCGGCGACGTCCGCTCGCTGGAGGACATGGAGAACGAGATCATCCGCTTCGCGATCTCGCACTACCGCGGCCAGATGTCCGAGGTGGCCCGCCGCCTCAAAATCGGCCGGTCCACCCTGTACCGCAAACTCGACGAGGCCGGCGTTCCCGGACATGGCGGGAAAAGCGGCGAGGAGACGCACTGA
- a CDS encoding AbrB family transcriptional regulator translates to MKIEIKKIGNSDGLLLPRELMQRLDLKRGQQLHIVELPGGGFQLLPYDPDFERTMEIADEVMDKYRDTLAALAK, encoded by the coding sequence ATGAAGATCGAGATCAAGAAAATCGGCAATTCCGATGGTCTGCTGCTGCCGCGCGAATTGATGCAGCGTCTCGATCTCAAGCGCGGACAGCAATTGCACATCGTGGAATTACCCGGCGGTGGTTTTCAGTTGTTGCCCTACGACCCCGATTTCGAGCGGACGATGGAAATCGCCGACGAGGTGATGGACAAGTATCGCGACACGCTTGCTGCGCTTGCAAAATAG